Genomic segment of Iocasia fonsfrigidae:
AGACATTTTAATAAGCCCAAATTTGTGAAAAGGTGCTGTATAAGATAAGAAAACAGCACCTTAATTTTCTTTATAGTCCACTTTACAGAGTACATTTAATGGAGGAGTCCCAAAAAATGAATAGATGTCCTTGGTGTGAAAAAAATGACTTATATATTAAATATCACGATCAGGAATGGGGGTTACCTGTATTTGATGATAGAAGATTATTTGAATTTCTTATTCTTGAATCGGCTCAAGCTGGCCTTAATTGGCTGACCATTTTAAAAAGAAGGGAAAATTACCGCAAGGCATATAACAATTTTGATCCGCTTAAAGTAGCTTCATATGATGATAATAAAATTGCAGAATTAGTTAGTAATCCCGGAATCATTAGATATAAAAGAAAGATTGAAGCATCTATTAACAATGCTAAATGTTTTATAGATGTTCAGCATGAATTTGGTAGTTTCTCTGATTATATCTGGGGATTTGTCGATTTTAAGCCGATAATAAATACCTTTACAGATTTAACTGAAATACCAGCCCAAACGAGTTTATCTCAAAAAGTGGACGAAGACCTTAAAAAAAGGGGGTTTAAATTTATTGGGCCGACGATTATTTATGCCTATTTACAGGCAATTGGTAT
This window contains:
- a CDS encoding DNA-3-methyladenine glycosylase I, giving the protein MNRCPWCEKNDLYIKYHDQEWGLPVFDDRRLFEFLILESAQAGLNWLTILKRRENYRKAYNNFDPLKVASYDDNKIAELVSNPGIIRYKRKIEASINNAKCFIDVQHEFGSFSDYIWGFVDFKPIINTFTDLTEIPAQTSLSQKVDEDLKKRGFKFIGPTIIYAYLQAIGIVNDHLQSCFRYKEIISSYSEY